The Camelina sativa cultivar DH55 chromosome 14, Cs, whole genome shotgun sequence genome includes a window with the following:
- the LOC104743656 gene encoding berberine bridge enzyme-like 4, which yields MESLTIQTLIITIFLFSIPTSFASPPTLEDVFAQCLTDFKPSNPKSPIQNFIFTQHNPKFLTILNNYVRNLRYFNNTTRKPVAIVAAADVTHIQATITCAKKLSIQLRIRSGGHDYDGMSYLSTIDFVVLDMFNLRSIKIDPKLDTAWVESGATLGEIYYGVANKSNDLRGFPAGICPGLGAGGHFGGGGYGNMMRKYGLSIDNIIDAKIVDAKGRVLDRSSMGEDLFWALRGGGAASFCVALAWKIKLVPVPAKVTVFNVETVGNRGSVNTTELVAKWQEIADKIDNDLFIRLTLGSSNKTVKASFMGMYLGNASKLLEIMNTKFPELGLKKTECIEMKWIESILFWLSIPPGTAPTSSMLNRIPQKQIYLKRKSDYVQKPISRTGLDAIFKVLIENENVSMAWNPYGGRMSEIPSTETAFPHRAGNMFKIQYAANWFVSGEAVAKDCLSQTERVFEAMSPYVSKNPREAFLNYRDVDIGTSMNSTYEEGKVYGVKYFKNNFERLVQVKSRVDPDNFFRYEQSIPLLSSH from the coding sequence ATGGAATCTCTAACCATTCAAACCCTAATCATCaccatttttctcttttcaatccCAACATCATTTGCATCACCGCCAACACTCGAAGACGTTTTTGCACAATGCCTCACAGATTTCAAACCTTCAAATCCAAAGTCCCCAATACAAAACTTCATATTCACTCAACATAATCCTAAGTTCCTCACAATCCTCAACAACTACGTCCGTAACCTTCGTTACTTCAACAACACGACACGCAAACCCGTAGCGATTGTAGCTGCCGCTGATGTCACTCACATCCAGGCTACGATCACTTGCGCCAAGAAACTCAGCATCCAGCTCCGGATCCGCAGCGGAGGCCATGACTACGACGGTATGTCGTATCTATCAACAATTGATTTCGTTGTTCTAGACATGTTTAATCTCCGGTCTATCAAGATCGATCCTAAACTCGACACCGCGTGGGTAGAATCTGGTGCTACACTTGGAGAGATCTACTACGGAGTTGCCAACAAAAGCAATGATCTCCGTGGCTTTCCTGCTGGAATCTGCCCCGGTTTAGGCGCTGGTGGACATTTTGGCGGTGGCGGTTATGGAAACATGATGAGGAAGTACGGTTTATCTATCGATAACATCATAGACGCTAAGATCGTTGACGCTAAAGGAAGAGTCTTGGACCGGAGCTCAATGGGAGAAGATCTTTTCTGGGCCTTACGTGGCGGTGGAGCCGCTAGTTTCTGTGTTGCCTTAGCCTGGAAGATTAAGCTTGTTCCTGTTCCGGCTAAAGTCACGGTCTTTAACGTTGAAACGGTTGGAAACAGAGGAAGCGTGAACACCACGGAACTGGTAGCCAAATGGCAAGAGATCGCAGACAAGATCGACAACGATCTGTTCATAAGATTAACTTTAGGCTCAAGCAACAAAACCGTGAAGGCTTCTTTCATGGGGATGTACCTCGGAAACGCATCTAAGCTTCTAGAAATCATGAACACTAAATTCCCTGAGCTTGGTCTGAAGAAAACAGAGTGTATAGAAATGAAATGGATCGAATCAATTCTGTTCTGGCTCAGTATACCACCCGGTACAGCACCAACATCGAGTATGCTAAACCGGATCCCGCAGAAGCAAATCTACCTTAAGAGAAAATCGGATTACGTACAAAAACCGATTTCAAGAACCGGTTTAGATGCCATATTCAAGGTTCTGATAGAGAACGAGAACGTATCAATGGCTTGGAACCCTTACGGAGGAAGGATGAGCGAGATTCCATCGACCGAGACTGCGTTCCCGCACCGAGCAGGAAACATGTTCAAGATTCAGTACGCAGCAAACTGGTTCGTGTCAGGGGAAGCAGTGGCTAAAGATTGCTTGAGCCAGACGGAAAGAGTGTTCGAGGCAATGAGCCCTTACGTGTCAAAGAATCCCAGAGAAGCGTTTTTGAACTATAGAGACGTTGACATTGGCACGAGCATGAACTCGACGTACGAAGAAGGTAAAGTGTACGGTGTAAAGTACTTTAAAAACAACTTCGAGAGATTGGTTCAGGTGAAAAGCAGAGTTGATCCCGACAACTTTTTCCGGTACGAGCAGAGCATTCCATTGCTCTCCAGCCACTAG
- the LOC104743655 gene encoding berberine bridge enzyme-like 4, translating to MKIRSGGHDYDGLSYVTYSGKPFFVLYMFNLRSVDVDTASKTAWVQTGAILGEIYYYIWEKSKTLANPAGVCLTVGVGGHISGRGYGNMMRKYGLAVDNTIDARMVDVNGKILDRKLMREDLFWAINGGGGGSHGVVLAYKINLVEVPENVTVFRISRTLEQNVTEIVHRWQQVAPELPDELYIRTIIDVVNGTVSSQKTVRATFIAMFLGDTTTFLSILNWRFPELGLVRSDCTETSWIQFALFWINIQVGSSEKLLLQRIQPVNYLKRKSDYVREPISRTGLESIWKKMIELEIPTMTFSPYGGAMGRISSTTTPFPYRAGNLWKIQYAANWREDRLTDRYMELTRELYRFMTPLVSKNPRQSFFNYRDVDLGINLHNGKINSYIEGKRYGKIYFAGNFEGLVISLGMNRVFLCYRKCILI from the exons ATGAAGATCAGAAGTGGAGGCCACGACTACGATGGCTTGTCATACGTTACGTACTCTGGCAAACCGTTCTTCGTCCTCTACATGTTCAATCTCCGTTCAGTTGATGTTGACACGGCGAGTAAAACCGCTTGGGTCCAAACCGGTGCCATTCTTGGAGAAATTTATTACTATATATGGGAGAAGAGCAAAACCCTCGCTAATCCCGCTGGAGTTTGTCTAACAGTTGGTGTCGGTGGCCATATTAGCGGCCGAGGTTACGGTAACATGATGAGAAAATACGGTCTCGCCGTAGATAACACCATCGATGCAAGAATGGTCGATGTCAATG gaaaaatatTGGATAGAAAATTAATGAGAGAAGATCTCTTCTGGGCAATAAACGGAGGAGGGGGAGGTAGCCACGGAGTCGTTTTGGCCTACAAAATAAACCTCGTCGAAGTCCCTGAAAACGTCACTGTATTCAGAATCTCCCGGACGTTAGAGCAAAACGTGACGGAGATAGTTCACCGGTGGCAACAAGTCGCACCGGAGCTTCCCGACGAGCTCTACATAAGAACAATCATTGACGTAGTAAACGGCACCGTGTCATCTCAAAAGACCGTCAGGGCAACATTCATAGCTATGTTTCTTGGAGACACAACAACGTTCTTGTCGATATTAAACTGGAGATTCCCAGAATTGGGTTTGGTCCGGTCTGATTGTACCGAAACAAGCTGGATCCAGTTTGCGCTATTCTGGATAAATATCCAAGTGGGCTCTTCGGAGAAACTTCTACTCCAAAGGATTCAACCCGTGAACTACCTCAAGAGGAAATCTGATTACGTACGCGAACCGATTTCAAGAACCGGTTTAGAATCGATTTGGAAGAAAATGATCGAGCTTGAAATTCCCACTATGACTTTCAGTCCATACGGTGGTGCGATGGGGAGGATATCATCGACGACAACTCCATTTCCATACAGAGCCGGGAATCTTTGGAAGATTCAGTACGCTGCGAATTGGAGAGAAGATAGGTTAACCGACCGGTACATGGAATTGACGAGAGAGTTGTACCGGTTCATGACTCCTTTGGTTTCCAAGAATCCAAGACAGTCGTTTTTTAACTATCGTGACGTTGATTTGGGGATCAATTTACACAATGGGAAAATAAATAGCTACATTGAAGGCAAGCGTTACGGTAAGATATATTTTGCCGGAAATTTCGAGGGGTTGGTAATTTCTTTAGGAATGAACAGAGTATTCCTGTGTTACCGTAAGTGTATAttgatttga